The candidate division KSB1 bacterium genome contains a region encoding:
- the mpl gene encoding UDP-N-acetylmuramate:L-alanyl-gamma-D-glutamyl-meso-diaminopimelate ligase: protein MIRLDLVAASKLRRVYLIGIAGSAMGTLAAMLREKGFEVSGADEHIYPPMDSFLREQGIPVYEGFDPRHLQPHPDLVVIGNALSRGNVEVEYVLDEGIPYASLPEVLREFFIRGRTSIVVAGTHGKTTTTALIAWILSHSGRDPSLFLGGIANNWGRGYRLGSGDCIVVEGDEYDTAFFDKGPKFFHYLPRVLVVTTVEFDHADIYRSLEDIQLNFRRLVNLLPRKGLLVGWGEDPIVRDLFSRAHCPVVSYGLSDGCDWRARDIAVDEHGTSFEVHLGSQQVGRFRVPLFGEHNVRNTLAAMAVCRWLGLTDAEIAEGLASFRGVRRRLELRAEVNGIAIFDDFAHHPTEVRETLKALRLRYPQRRILALFEPRTATSRRAVFQEEYARSFDAADAVVIAPVHRPDKTGGDPVLDTARLAADLRSRGIPAWAEPSIERVAERALELLSPGHVLITLSNGSFGDIHTKLVTALQERLQRS, encoded by the coding sequence GTGATTCGCCTCGATCTCGTGGCTGCCTCAAAATTAAGGCGGGTCTATCTGATCGGGATTGCCGGCTCGGCTATGGGGACCCTGGCCGCCATGTTGCGCGAAAAGGGCTTTGAGGTTTCCGGCGCCGACGAACACATCTACCCGCCGATGGACTCCTTCCTTCGGGAGCAGGGCATCCCGGTTTACGAGGGTTTCGACCCCCGACACCTGCAGCCGCACCCGGATCTCGTGGTCATTGGCAACGCCCTCTCCCGCGGAAACGTCGAGGTGGAGTACGTACTCGACGAAGGCATCCCCTACGCTTCCCTGCCCGAGGTCCTGCGGGAATTTTTCATCCGGGGGCGGACGAGCATCGTGGTTGCGGGAACCCACGGCAAGACGACGACCACGGCCCTCATCGCCTGGATACTGTCCCACAGCGGGCGGGATCCAAGCCTGTTTCTGGGCGGCATCGCCAATAACTGGGGCAGGGGATACCGTCTGGGATCAGGTGACTGCATCGTAGTGGAAGGCGACGAGTACGACACGGCCTTTTTCGACAAGGGGCCAAAATTCTTCCACTACCTCCCGCGTGTCCTCGTCGTGACGACCGTCGAATTCGACCACGCCGACATCTATCGGAGCCTGGAGGACATCCAGCTCAACTTCCGGCGCCTGGTGAATCTCCTGCCGCGGAAGGGTCTTCTGGTGGGCTGGGGGGAGGATCCGATCGTGCGGGACCTGTTCTCCCGGGCCCATTGCCCAGTAGTGTCCTACGGCCTGTCGGACGGCTGTGACTGGAGGGCCCGGGACATCGCCGTCGACGAGCACGGTACCTCTTTCGAGGTTCACCTTGGCTCGCAGCAGGTCGGCAGGTTTCGGGTCCCGTTGTTCGGGGAGCACAACGTGCGGAACACCCTGGCGGCGATGGCGGTCTGCCGTTGGCTCGGGTTGACCGACGCTGAGATCGCTGAGGGACTGGCCTCTTTCCGAGGGGTCCGGCGAAGGCTTGAGCTCCGCGCGGAGGTCAACGGCATCGCCATTTTCGACGATTTCGCCCACCACCCCACGGAGGTTCGTGAGACCCTCAAGGCCCTGCGTCTTCGGTATCCGCAGCGTCGGATCCTCGCTCTGTTCGAGCCGCGCACGGCTACGTCGCGGAGGGCGGTCTTTCAGGAGGAATACGCACGGTCTTTCGACGCAGCGGATGCGGTCGTCATCGCCCCGGTCCACCGGCCCGATAAAACCGGTGGGGACCCGGTGCTGGACACGGCCCGGCTGGCCGCTGATCTGAGATCGCGAGGGATCCCCGCTTGGGCCGAGCCAAGCATCGAGCGCGTGGCCGAAAGGGCCCTGGAACTGTTATCCCCCGGACATGTGCTGATCACTCTGAGCAACGGCTCATTCGGTGATATTCACACCAAGCTCGTGACCGCGCTCCAGGAGCGCTTGCAGAGATCGTAG
- a CDS encoding BamA/TamA family outer membrane protein — translation MGDKGLSASGQDSCWLGRLLRGIIALAFPLALVAAEGRCEAGRAQELRLVRHGWPSSCAPAELPGVPDSARVAQWLEELVRRDLLRLANCGFLLARLDSGVATRTRGGFFAELYYSAGPRLRHGQVETRISDPSPELPSSQGQKLQETLPLSQLPRYLHQMQQSLLNSGHPYFLARIESVQLIADTVRLGLILEQGPLVKLRGVEFPGLRQTRPSTLARHFGLRAGAPFRLREVERGLQRLRRLPYVRRASAWQLSLDERGEGHLSVWVEEVNTNQFEGLLGYVPGENGDRGYAVGRLDFRFGNLFGTGRSVGVHWNRKDRLSQEMELSYTEPFLGRLPLELGGQLRQRVQDSLYVERALGLRLQLNWNDPWQLAAEAGREVVSPGRQRGAVPASRGWSVGAAILTDQRDDPRTPRSGFLYQTGVRLTDRSYPCCVRSTDRQISADLEVFVPLSRVHVEALQLHLRTRRSSRPSMSVAELFRLGGASSLRGYREDQFLGSDVLWVNLEHRYLLGDLSWVFAFLDLGHIGRRPAGPALWRAGYGLGIRLPPVGGVGQFELDLALGQGDGLSEAKLHLRLLTGF, via the coding sequence TTGGGTGACAAAGGGCTGTCCGCAAGCGGCCAGGACTCTTGCTGGCTCGGCCGGCTTCTGCGCGGTATCATCGCCCTGGCTTTCCCTCTGGCGCTGGTCGCTGCTGAAGGGCGGTGCGAAGCAGGCCGAGCGCAGGAGCTACGTCTCGTGCGCCACGGTTGGCCGAGTAGTTGCGCACCAGCTGAGCTTCCCGGAGTGCCGGACAGCGCCCGCGTAGCGCAGTGGCTGGAGGAGCTAGTCCGAAGGGACCTTCTCCGCCTGGCTAACTGCGGCTTTCTATTGGCGAGGCTTGACTCTGGGGTGGCGACAAGGACTCGGGGCGGTTTCTTCGCCGAGCTCTACTACAGTGCCGGCCCTCGGCTTCGACATGGTCAGGTCGAAACCAGGATAAGTGATCCCTCACCGGAGTTGCCTTCGTCACAGGGGCAGAAGTTGCAGGAAACGCTCCCCCTATCCCAGCTACCGCGATACCTGCACCAGATGCAGCAGAGTCTGCTGAACTCGGGCCACCCCTATTTCCTCGCCCGGATCGAGTCGGTGCAGCTGATCGCCGACACCGTTCGACTCGGCCTGATCCTGGAGCAAGGCCCTCTCGTGAAGCTGAGGGGAGTGGAATTTCCCGGTTTGCGGCAGACGCGTCCGAGCACCCTGGCAAGGCACTTCGGGTTGCGGGCGGGCGCACCGTTTCGCCTGCGTGAGGTCGAGCGAGGCCTGCAGCGATTGCGGAGGCTCCCGTACGTCCGCAGGGCCTCCGCCTGGCAACTCTCCCTCGACGAGCGAGGAGAGGGTCATCTGAGCGTGTGGGTTGAGGAGGTCAATACGAACCAGTTCGAAGGGCTATTGGGTTACGTTCCCGGGGAGAACGGGGACAGGGGCTACGCGGTAGGGAGACTGGATTTCCGGTTTGGGAACCTCTTTGGCACCGGGCGGAGCGTAGGCGTCCACTGGAATCGCAAGGATCGTCTGAGCCAGGAGATGGAGCTGTCCTACACAGAGCCGTTTCTGGGTCGACTTCCCCTCGAATTGGGGGGCCAACTTCGGCAGCGGGTCCAGGATTCCCTGTATGTCGAGCGAGCTCTGGGATTGCGGCTGCAGCTAAACTGGAACGACCCGTGGCAGCTTGCTGCCGAAGCGGGGCGGGAGGTCGTTTCGCCGGGTCGACAAAGAGGGGCGGTTCCGGCCAGTCGGGGGTGGAGCGTGGGGGCCGCGATTTTGACCGACCAGCGAGATGACCCCCGTACACCCCGCTCGGGGTTTTTGTATCAGACAGGAGTCCGATTGACGGACCGCTCGTACCCCTGCTGCGTCCGGAGCACAGACAGGCAGATTTCCGCCGATCTGGAGGTGTTCGTGCCTCTCAGCCGTGTGCACGTAGAGGCCCTTCAGCTTCACCTGCGCACCCGGCGTTCGTCCCGGCCATCCATGTCCGTCGCAGAGCTCTTTCGATTAGGAGGAGCGAGCAGTCTGCGTGGGTACCGGGAGGACCAGTTTCTTGGCAGTGATGTCCTGTGGGTGAACCTGGAGCATCGGTATCTCCTCGGCGATTTGTCCTGGGTTTTCGCCTTTCTCGATCTTGGGCACATCGGACGCCGCCCTGCTGGCCCAGCTCTCTGGCGTGCTGGCTACGGCCTCGGGATTAGGCTCCCGCCCGTGGGCGGTGTCGGGCAGTTCGAACTGGATCTCGCTTTGGGCCAGGGAGACGGACTCTCCGAGGCCAAGCTCCACTTGCGGCTCCTCACTGGCTTTTGA
- a CDS encoding thioredoxin family protein translates to MKESENLRAKSRAFVILLAALALHCAQQRKEPSSPLLLGGLSPDSLFQRLPRWKQVYESYSPDSSAVKLLRGLQEPVEVLVFLGTWCEDSEREVPRLAKTLDVVGNSHIAARYLGVPRSFRETDDAAAQYEIVAVPTFIVRKGAVEIGRIVETPKTRIENDLVAILLHADLIREEE, encoded by the coding sequence ATGAAGGAGAGCGAAAATCTCAGGGCAAAGAGCCGAGCTTTTGTCATCTTGCTCGCGGCACTGGCGCTCCATTGTGCCCAGCAGAGGAAGGAGCCCTCATCGCCTTTGCTGTTGGGGGGACTGAGCCCGGATAGCCTGTTCCAGCGGTTGCCTCGCTGGAAACAGGTCTACGAGTCTTACAGCCCGGATAGCTCCGCAGTGAAGCTTCTTCGGGGCCTGCAGGAACCGGTGGAGGTGCTCGTCTTCTTGGGCACGTGGTGCGAGGACAGCGAACGGGAGGTTCCACGCCTGGCGAAGACCCTCGACGTGGTGGGAAATAGCCACATTGCAGCCCGGTATCTTGGGGTACCCCGCAGTTTCCGCGAGACGGACGACGCGGCAGCCCAGTACGAGATCGTGGCAGTACCCACATTCATCGTGCGGAAAGGGGCGGTTGAAATCGGTAGAATCGTGGAGACGCCCAAGACCCGCATCGAAAACGATCTGGTTGCCATTCTCCTGCACGCTGATCTGATTCGGGAGGAAGAGTGA
- a CDS encoding Maf family protein — protein sequence MSLLDLRGKRLILASQSPRRAQLLRLLGLEFEVRNSGLVEENHGPADPVEHVLALSRRKAEAVAAGVGEGYVVAADTIVVLDGEILGKPRDEAEAYAMLRRLSGRSHRVYTGFTVIEKPSGRSLSDFEVTDVHFRPLDDEEIWAYIRTGGPMDKAGAYGIQDLSAIFADRIVGCFYNVVGFPLAKWYQRMRDFVAGS from the coding sequence ATGAGCCTTCTGGATCTGCGCGGGAAAAGACTGATTCTGGCTTCCCAGTCGCCGCGGCGAGCTCAGTTGCTTCGTCTCCTGGGCCTTGAATTTGAGGTGCGAAATAGCGGTCTGGTTGAGGAGAACCACGGGCCAGCCGATCCGGTGGAGCATGTGCTGGCGCTCTCGCGCAGGAAGGCGGAGGCCGTTGCCGCCGGCGTGGGCGAGGGCTACGTGGTGGCTGCCGATACCATCGTGGTTCTGGACGGGGAAATCCTCGGCAAACCGAGGGACGAAGCCGAAGCGTACGCGATGCTGCGGCGGCTAAGCGGGAGGAGCCATCGCGTGTACACCGGCTTCACGGTAATCGAGAAGCCTTCAGGACGCTCCCTTTCCGACTTTGAAGTAACAGACGTCCATTTCCGTCCCCTGGACGATGAGGAGATTTGGGCCTACATTCGGACCGGCGGCCCGATGGATAAGGCCGGAGCTTATGGGATCCAGGATCTCAGCGCTATCTTCGCCGATCGCATTGTCGGCTGTTTCTACAACGTGGTCGGCTTCCCGTTAGCGAAGTGGTATCAGCGGATGCGGGACTTCGTGGCTGGCTCATGA
- a CDS encoding DUF4115 domain-containing protein produces MSEASIGAILREARERKGISEEELYERTRILPQYIRYLEEDKLDFLPEPYVRGFIRTLCAALEIDAGPLLSQVSALLHPLDQQVAAEGQPEQGTQGSRRTIHAGDVLAAILILGVLGGLAFAYLRFREKWTVPKAGLIQEIPLEKGIEAEAAGAPQGAGEQAPAPVGSERVRLAVRSTDSCWVRIVADDSTEYELLLPPGGQRQFEATSNFYLKCGNAGGLVVTVNDREIGPLGKRGEVTEIWIDRNGEVRRRTEAPKPQTAP; encoded by the coding sequence ATGAGCGAAGCATCGATCGGTGCCATTCTGCGCGAGGCGCGGGAAAGGAAGGGGATTTCGGAGGAAGAGCTCTACGAGCGGACCCGAATCCTCCCCCAGTACATCCGCTATCTCGAAGAGGACAAGCTGGATTTCTTACCAGAGCCGTATGTCCGGGGGTTTATCCGAACTCTCTGCGCGGCCCTGGAGATCGATGCCGGGCCCCTATTGAGCCAGGTGAGCGCACTTCTCCACCCTTTGGATCAGCAAGTGGCAGCAGAAGGGCAGCCTGAGCAGGGAACGCAGGGTTCGCGGCGGACCATCCACGCGGGGGATGTTCTGGCTGCGATCCTAATCCTGGGCGTCCTGGGCGGGCTCGCGTTCGCCTACCTGCGTTTCCGCGAAAAGTGGACCGTGCCCAAAGCCGGCCTGATCCAGGAGATTCCCCTCGAGAAAGGGATCGAGGCGGAGGCGGCCGGCGCCCCGCAGGGAGCTGGCGAGCAAGCACCGGCACCAGTAGGGAGCGAACGTGTACGGCTCGCTGTCCGCAGCACGGATAGCTGCTGGGTTCGGATCGTGGCCGACGACAGCACGGAGTACGAGCTTCTCCTCCCGCCGGGCGGGCAGAGGCAGTTCGAGGCCACGAGCAACTTTTACCTCAAATGCGGAAACGCAGGGGGATTGGTCGTAACAGTCAACGATCGCGAGATCGGCCCTCTGGGTAAGCGGGGGGAAGTAACGGAGATTTGGATCGACAGAAACGGCGAGGTGCGCAGGCGGACAGAGGCTCCAAAGCCTCAAACCGCCCCGTGA
- the dtd gene encoding D-aminoacyl-tRNA deacylase, with protein sequence MRAVVQRVSQASVRVDGQVVAQIGKGLVVLAGIRVGDSRGDADYLADKILNLRIFEDQAGKLNLSALDVGAELLVVSQFTLYGDARRGRRPSFTEAAPPEQAKPLFDYFLDRLRLSPLRVEEGVFGAIMEVEIHNQGPVTIILDSPGREGAR encoded by the coding sequence ATGAGGGCCGTTGTCCAGAGGGTGAGCCAGGCGAGCGTCAGAGTTGACGGACAGGTGGTGGCCCAGATCGGTAAGGGCCTGGTGGTGTTGGCCGGGATACGGGTAGGAGATTCCCGGGGGGACGCTGACTACCTGGCGGACAAGATCCTCAACCTGCGCATTTTCGAGGATCAGGCCGGAAAGCTGAACCTCTCGGCCCTCGACGTGGGAGCCGAGCTCTTAGTCGTATCCCAATTCACACTCTACGGCGATGCACGGCGCGGGCGAAGGCCCAGCTTTACCGAGGCGGCTCCCCCAGAGCAGGCGAAGCCGCTCTTTGACTACTTCCTCGACAGGCTCCGTCTGAGCCCCTTGCGGGTCGAGGAAGGCGTGTTTGGTGCGATCATGGAAGTCGAGATCCACAACCAAGGCCCCGTTACGATCATCCTGGACAGTCCAGGGCGCGAAGGTGCGAGATGA
- a CDS encoding TonB-dependent receptor, producing the protein MEVATAGPTAGTIKGEVADARTGAPLPGANVMVVGSHWGASSDLGGAFIIPRLIPGRYSLRASMMGYAPQEIPDVTVRAGETTYVRIELRPTVVEVSPIVVTASRSALPLDEAAHSMAVLSSAEIAARSALRMDQALQYVPGVHFVGNHINIRACSGYSRGAGTRVLFLVDGVPAMAGDTGEINWDILPVLDIERIEVVKGAASALYGSNALGGVIQVITRPPSRVPRTLFRMTAGVYDRPIYPEWRWTERTLHYDRVDIHHARYLGPVGVDLTLGRHESTGYQENGHFRRYNASVKIRTGLPWGGSLTLYTSYENDKRGEFIQWLNQNHPFVVPVSDRKIRARINALNAYLRYAQALSPTLSLEGRISLFQSLMGNQYRRSGDFNPAYGLGGELQINYLPHPKHSFTAGLEYKRDIGHNKYIGRHRGEQVGPFLQHAWRPLSWASLVLGARWDTYHLVGEPFSEDRFSPRLGLTCKPIRSTSLRFAYGKGFRAASVTERFLRLDFAGLHIVPNPGLKSETSENVEIGLRQQLSGQWYVDVATFRSDYWNLIEAVPDPFLTVQFQNVTRARIQGLDLTSEGSWWGSRLGLRVGLTLLDHRDLVYKLPLAYRPRRMAVVSPWARLGPVELNADYRYASRVERVQLFTMDPRVPMKVLDLRLTLHLGRYALQLAANNALAYYYTFIERNMAEVRNFSLTLSGSL; encoded by the coding sequence ATGGAGGTGGCCACTGCCGGACCAACGGCGGGGACAATCAAAGGTGAGGTTGCCGATGCCCGCACAGGGGCCCCCCTGCCCGGGGCCAACGTGATGGTCGTCGGCTCGCACTGGGGGGCAAGCTCCGACCTGGGGGGAGCCTTCATCATCCCGCGACTGATACCGGGAAGATACTCCCTGCGGGCATCGATGATGGGCTACGCACCTCAGGAAATACCGGACGTGACCGTACGGGCCGGCGAGACCACCTACGTCCGTATCGAACTGCGGCCGACCGTGGTCGAGGTGTCGCCGATTGTGGTGACCGCAAGTCGCTCTGCCTTGCCTCTGGACGAAGCCGCCCACAGTATGGCCGTTCTCTCTTCCGCGGAGATCGCTGCCCGCTCTGCTCTCCGGATGGATCAGGCCCTGCAGTACGTCCCGGGTGTGCACTTCGTGGGAAATCACATCAACATTCGGGCGTGCTCCGGCTACAGTCGCGGTGCGGGCACCCGCGTGCTATTCCTCGTGGATGGGGTACCCGCGATGGCTGGGGATACGGGCGAGATCAATTGGGACATCCTGCCCGTCCTGGATATCGAGCGCATCGAGGTGGTCAAGGGGGCAGCTTCCGCACTGTACGGTTCCAACGCCCTGGGAGGCGTCATTCAGGTGATCACCCGGCCGCCATCCCGGGTTCCGCGCACCCTTTTCCGCATGACCGCCGGCGTCTACGATCGGCCCATCTACCCCGAGTGGCGCTGGACCGAACGCACCCTCCACTACGATCGCGTGGATATCCACCATGCGCGCTACTTGGGCCCGGTGGGCGTCGATCTTACGCTCGGACGCCACGAGTCGACGGGATATCAGGAGAATGGCCATTTCCGCCGCTACAATGCGTCCGTCAAGATCCGGACGGGGCTTCCCTGGGGAGGGTCCCTCACTCTGTACACCTCGTACGAGAACGACAAACGGGGCGAATTCATTCAGTGGCTCAATCAGAATCATCCCTTCGTGGTTCCTGTGTCTGACCGCAAGATTCGGGCCCGGATTAACGCCCTGAACGCCTATCTCCGTTACGCCCAGGCCCTGTCGCCTACCTTGAGCCTGGAGGGGAGGATTTCGCTCTTCCAGAGCCTGATGGGCAACCAGTACCGGCGATCGGGCGACTTCAACCCGGCGTACGGGCTCGGCGGCGAGCTTCAAATTAACTACCTGCCGCATCCGAAGCATTCGTTCACCGCTGGCCTCGAGTACAAGCGGGACATCGGCCACAACAAGTACATTGGGCGTCACAGGGGGGAACAGGTCGGACCCTTCCTGCAGCACGCTTGGCGCCCCCTCAGCTGGGCCTCCCTTGTCTTGGGAGCGAGGTGGGACACCTATCATCTCGTCGGCGAGCCCTTCTCCGAGGATCGCTTCAGCCCCCGCCTCGGGCTGACGTGCAAGCCCATCCGCAGCACCTCCCTTCGCTTCGCCTACGGCAAGGGGTTTCGGGCTGCCTCGGTCACCGAGCGCTTCCTGCGGCTCGATTTTGCCGGACTCCATATCGTGCCCAATCCTGGGCTGAAGAGTGAGACGTCGGAGAACGTAGAGATCGGTCTCCGCCAGCAGCTTTCCGGCCAGTGGTACGTGGATGTGGCGACCTTCCGTAGCGATTACTGGAATTTGATCGAGGCCGTCCCCGACCCGTTTCTAACCGTGCAATTCCAAAACGTGACGAGGGCCCGTATTCAGGGCCTGGATCTCACCAGCGAGGGGAGCTGGTGGGGAAGCCGCCTAGGGCTGCGGGTGGGCCTTACGCTTCTGGACCACCGGGACCTCGTCTACAAGCTCCCCCTCGCGTATCGCCCCCGCCGGATGGCGGTCGTTTCTCCGTGGGCCCGGCTCGGGCCGGTTGAGCTCAACGCCGACTATCGGTACGCAAGCCGGGTGGAGCGGGTGCAGCTTTTCACAATGGACCCGCGCGTTCCGATGAAGGTGCTCGACCTCCGCCTGACCCTCCACCTGGGTCGCTATGCGCTCCAGCTGGCCGCCAACAATGCGCTGGCCTACTACTACACGTTCATCGAACGCAACATGGCAGAGGTCCGGAACTTTTCTCTCACGCTCTCGGGCAGTCTGTGA
- a CDS encoding CehA/McbA family metallohydrolase, translating to MIALPLAYAEIHYSPAVIPNILRRKEPEIVLDVPHRVEPRQKLPILLLVKDAHRHPVRLLEVQVTLRVPGFPEIRQVFELGPQTIDTPWYWQVLFLEPPAGAKGLAHVLPEIRVEVGESLRTYAADNYRRTSHSPFEVYLAEEGLPYPSGWFAGDLHTHSHLTADQVEFGSPWEPTIVLARAAGLHWFAITDHSYDLDDHPDDPLTHHRDFPKWRLLWAELDRLQTELQDFVVLPGEELSVGNRRGRNVHLLIVGSRRFFAGDGDSAERWLRTKPQHLLPEVLDQVGEEPLVAAAHPGSPVPFLEWLLLRRGKWSLEDLSWTRLDGLQCLNGDFDASFDRALALWVQLLVAGRRLGLLAGNDAHGNFGRFRQIGLPFVSMREGHRQLFGRAKTVVRLDGPPTREELLRQLRRARAVITDGPFVEIRGVKGDGSCLQAGEAATERPRSLYVYAASTPEFGYVREIRLWLGRSSGETLYRILRPNRLVYRFETELPFPPHQDSGYVRASLFTRERGDHFALTNPIWFS from the coding sequence GTGATCGCACTTCCACTTGCGTACGCCGAGATCCACTATAGCCCAGCGGTTATCCCCAACATCCTGCGCCGAAAGGAGCCGGAGATTGTGCTGGACGTACCTCACCGTGTGGAACCCAGGCAGAAGCTTCCGATTCTCCTCCTCGTGAAAGACGCGCACCGCCACCCCGTGAGGCTCCTTGAGGTTCAGGTGACCCTGCGGGTCCCGGGCTTTCCAGAGATCCGACAGGTTTTCGAGTTGGGCCCTCAGACGATCGATACCCCCTGGTACTGGCAGGTGTTGTTCCTCGAGCCTCCGGCCGGGGCCAAGGGGCTCGCACACGTGCTTCCGGAGATCCGGGTGGAAGTCGGAGAGTCCCTTCGAACCTACGCAGCGGACAATTACCGCCGTACCTCCCACTCCCCCTTTGAGGTCTACCTCGCCGAAGAAGGCCTGCCTTACCCGTCGGGCTGGTTTGCAGGAGACTTGCACACGCACAGCCACCTGACCGCCGATCAGGTGGAGTTCGGTTCTCCCTGGGAGCCCACGATTGTTCTGGCTCGCGCTGCCGGCCTACACTGGTTCGCCATCACCGACCACAGCTACGACCTCGACGACCATCCCGACGATCCACTCACCCATCATCGGGACTTTCCCAAGTGGCGGCTGCTCTGGGCCGAACTCGACCGCCTACAGACCGAATTGCAGGACTTTGTGGTGCTCCCGGGTGAGGAGCTGTCCGTCGGAAACCGCAGGGGGAGAAACGTGCACCTGCTGATTGTCGGGAGCCGCCGTTTTTTCGCCGGAGACGGCGACAGCGCCGAGCGCTGGCTCCGCACGAAGCCTCAGCATCTTTTACCCGAGGTCTTGGACCAGGTAGGAGAGGAGCCCCTCGTGGCTGCAGCTCACCCCGGTTCGCCGGTCCCCTTCCTCGAGTGGCTGCTTTTGCGCAGGGGCAAGTGGAGTCTGGAGGATCTGTCCTGGACGCGGCTGGACGGCCTCCAGTGCCTGAACGGCGATTTCGATGCCTCTTTTGATCGCGCTCTCGCCCTGTGGGTTCAGCTTCTGGTCGCCGGACGGCGGCTGGGCCTGCTGGCCGGCAATGACGCGCACGGAAACTTCGGGCGATTCCGCCAAATCGGACTGCCGTTCGTCTCCATGCGCGAAGGTCACCGGCAACTATTCGGGCGAGCCAAGACCGTGGTGCGTTTGGACGGTCCTCCCACGCGGGAGGAACTGCTGCGGCAACTCCGACGGGCCCGCGCGGTCATCACCGACGGCCCATTTGTCGAAATCCGCGGCGTGAAGGGAGACGGCTCGTGCCTACAGGCAGGGGAGGCCGCCACCGAACGGCCCCGCTCGCTCTACGTCTACGCGGCCTCTACCCCAGAATTCGGATATGTCCGGGAGATCCGCCTCTGGCTGGGACGCAGCTCTGGAGAAACCCTCTACCGCATCCTCCGCCCCAACCGCCTGGTCTACCGCTTCGAGACCGAACTGCCCTTCCCCCCTCATCAGGACTCCGGTTACGTGCGGGCGTCCCTCTTCACCCGCGAGAGAGGAGATCATTTCGCTCTTACGAACCCGATCTGGTTTTCGTAG
- a CDS encoding geranylgeranylglycerol-phosphate geranylgeranyltransferase produces the protein MSQGSLLSGLIGLTRPVNAAISFLSIGMGAAVTGTLEPGVKVLLAALSGTLIGSAGNAINDYYDIDIDRINKPHRPIPSGRVSPRQAMALAIALFVAGVAMAFGVGPAAVLVASVATLLLVAYSCWLKRTALWGNLTVSAVTGAAFVYGGLAVGRVRAALIPAGFSFLFHLGREIVKDVEDLPGDRQARAKTLPILHGVRAAQWAVTVVFSLLIVATWLPYVFDLYNQLYLWIVILGVDTVLVYSLLVLWTDIRPKRLAFVSNLLKADMLVGLLAIYLGRQG, from the coding sequence TTGTCGCAGGGTAGCTTGCTTTCGGGCCTCATCGGACTGACGAGGCCGGTCAACGCGGCGATTAGCTTTCTCTCGATAGGAATGGGTGCCGCGGTAACCGGGACCCTGGAGCCAGGGGTCAAAGTTCTGCTGGCTGCCCTCTCGGGGACGCTCATCGGGTCGGCTGGCAACGCCATCAACGACTACTATGACATCGACATCGACCGCATCAATAAACCCCACAGGCCGATCCCCTCGGGGAGGGTGAGCCCCCGTCAGGCGATGGCCCTGGCGATCGCCTTATTTGTGGCCGGGGTCGCCATGGCTTTCGGGGTAGGGCCGGCGGCTGTGCTCGTAGCCTCGGTCGCCACCCTGCTTCTGGTGGCCTACAGCTGCTGGCTGAAGCGCACGGCCCTGTGGGGCAATCTTACCGTGAGTGCGGTAACGGGTGCGGCGTTCGTCTATGGGGGATTGGCGGTCGGGAGGGTGCGTGCTGCTCTGATCCCTGCTGGATTCTCTTTTCTTTTTCATCTCGGCCGGGAAATCGTGAAGGATGTTGAAGATCTCCCGGGCGACCGCCAGGCACGGGCGAAGACTCTGCCCATCCTGCACGGGGTTCGCGCTGCACAGTGGGCTGTAACGGTGGTCTTTTCGCTGCTGATTGTGGCCACGTGGCTTCCGTACGTCTTCGACCTGTACAACCAGCTTTACCTCTGGATTGTGATACTGGGTGTGGATACCGTCCTGGTCTACTCCCTGTTGGTTCTCTGGACGGATATCCGGCCGAAGCGATTGGCCTTTGTGAGCAACTTGCTGAAAGCGGACATGCTTGTCGGTCTGCTGGCCATTTATCTGGGGCGGCAGGGATGA